The sequence CGTCACGACGACGCTGAGCAGGAACGCGGCCACGGCGAGGAAGAGCGCAGGGAGGATGGTCGCCGACTGTTCGAGCTGCCGGAATTCCTCGGAGAGGAAGTAGTGTGAGGGCTGGTCCTCGCGTGCGATGGCGTTCGTGCCGCCATAGGGGTCGAGGAGCGCGTCGAGGCGGGCGAGCACCGCCTCGGCGTCGGCCCCGGGGGCTAGCGTGAGCGCGACGTCGTTGAAGGCGCCCACGTAGTCGTAGGCCGCCGCCAAGGCGGGGCGGCGCATCCACACGATGGCGAAGCGCTCGACGTCCGGAAAGACCGCCCCCGGCGTGATCTGATAGACAAATTCGGGCGCGAGCGCTAGCCCGACGATAGTCAACGGCTGCCGCCGCCCGTTGAGGATGGCCGCGATCGTGCTCCCGGTCCGCAGGCCCTGCGCCTCGGCGAAGGCGTCGCTCACCACGACCTCGTCGGCGCGCAGCGGGTCGGGCAGCCGTCCGGCGCGTAGGTGAACGCCGTTGAGCGCGGGACGGCCTGTCTCGGGCAGGGAGACGAACAGCCCCGAGACCGGCTCCGTGTAGCCTGGCACCTCCAGCTTGGCCATCGCCTTGACGCGCGTGTCCACGACGCTCACGCCGGGAATGGCCTCGATGCGGGTGCGCACCGCCTCCGGAGCACGGGCGGCCGAGGCAAACACGTCGGCAAAGCGCTCGGCGCGGTAGAACGCCGCCTGCGAAGTCCGCAGCGCGTCGAGCATGCCTGCCGAGGCCACGAACACGACCACGCCGCAGGCGAGCACGAGCGCGATGGCGGCGGCAGGGCCGCGCAGCGACCAGAGGTCGCGCCAGCGTTTCTTGGCCAGGGCGCGCATGGAAGCAGCCTACCAGGTGAGCTCGTGGGGGGCGCGGCGGTGCGGGTTGGCCTCCACCGACGCAATCTGGCCGTCGCTCAGCCGGATGATGCGGTCGGCCATCTCGCCGATGACGACGTTGTGTGTGATGACGGCCGTCGTCGTGCCGAGCTCGGCATTCACATGCGCGAGCGCCTCCAGCACGAGGATGCCCGTCTGGGAGTCCAGCGCCCCCGTGGGCTCGTCGCAGAGTAGCACGGCGGGCTGCTTGGCGATGGCCCGGGCGATGGCGACGCGCTGCTGCTCGCCGCCGGAGAGCTGCGCCGGGAAGTGGTCGAGCCGGTCGCCGAGCTCGACGAGGCCGAGCGCCTCCTCGGGCGGCATGGGGTCCTGCGCGATCTCGGTGACGACGGCCACGTTCTCGCGCGCGGTCAGGCTCGGGATGAGGTTGTAGAACTGAAAGACGAAGCCGACGTGGTCGCGGCGGTAGGCCGTGAGCGCGCGCTCGGAGGCGCCGGTGAGGTCCTGGTCGCGGTAGCGTACGGTCCCGGCGGTGGCGCGGTCGAGGCCCCCGAGGATGTTGAGCAGCGTGGACTTGCCGCTGCCTGAGGCGCCGAGCAGCACGACGAACTCGCCCTCGAAGAGGTCAAGGTCGACCCCTCGCAGCGCGTGCACCTCTACGTCGCCGCGCCCATACACCTTCGTGACGCCACGCGCGCTGAAGACAGCCGAGCGGTCACCAGAAGGGGTGCGTTGAACGGGGTTGGCAGGGGCTGTGGACAGCGACATCCCAGGGGCATGGCGAGTATGGAAAGCAGGATCGGAAGCCCCAGGAATTGGGGCTGACAGCCAACGCCCACATTGGATGTAGGGTCGAGCCTGGTGATCTCAGCCGGTCACCGCTCAGCCGGTCACCGCTCAGCCGGGACCGTTGCCTCGTTGTGCCTCCAAGTGCCTCTATTTCTCGACAGACAACATTCCCCTGATCGACGTAGTCTGGTCACGGCGACAGCGCGCGTTCCTGGCCGGCGGCGTAGCGCAGCAGGTCGGCCGTTGTGACGATCCCGACCAGGGCCTCGTTGTCGACGACGGGCAGCGACGAGATGTCGTCGGTGAGCATGGTGTCGACAGCCTCCTCGATAGACATCAGCGGGTCAGCCGTGACGACGTCCCGTGCCATGATCTCGCGCAAGGCGCGGTCGATGCCTGGCCCTGCGTCGCTGTCGTAGCGGTGGGCGCCGAGGGACGGCCCGGCCGCGCGCAGCACGTCGCGGTCGGAGACAAGCCCGACGAGCCGCCCTCGGTCGTCGATGATGGGGAGGTGGTGGAAGCCGCTCTCGCGGAAGCGGTCGCGGGCGTCGAGCACCGTTTCGTCGGGCGAAGCGGTCTCGACGGTGCGGGTCATTAGGTCGCGAATCGTCATGACAGAAACCGGTAGAGAGGAAGAGCGGACAGCCACAGGGTAGCCCAGCGGCCACGGCGCGGCTGTACGCCTCCTGCCCCTTCCCAAGCCAGGGCGTCGCGGCGATGGCCGTAAGGCAGAGCCTGGGGTAGAGCGTGCGGCCGAAACAGCATGCAGCCATTGGCCACGTGTTCGCACAGCAACGTGCGCTGGTGCGACGGACAGCGTACGGCGATCCCCGGCATAGGCCGCCTGCCTAT comes from Bacteroidota bacterium and encodes:
- a CDS encoding ABC transporter ATP-binding protein, which encodes MSLSTAPANPVQRTPSGDRSAVFSARGVTKVYGRGDVEVHALRGVDLDLFEGEFVVLLGASGSGKSTLLNILGGLDRATAGTVRYRDQDLTGASERALTAYRRDHVGFVFQFYNLIPSLTARENVAVVTEIAQDPMPPEEALGLVELGDRLDHFPAQLSGGEQQRVAIARAIAKQPAVLLCDEPTGALDSQTGILVLEALAHVNAELGTTTAVITHNVVIGEMADRIIRLSDGQIASVEANPHRRAPHELTW
- a CDS encoding CBS domain-containing protein, producing MTIRDLMTRTVETASPDETVLDARDRFRESGFHHLPIIDDRGRLVGLVSDRDVLRAAGPSLGAHRYDSDAGPGIDRALREIMARDVVTADPLMSIEEAVDTMLTDDISSLPVVDNEALVGIVTTADLLRYAAGQERALSP